One Skermanella pratensis genomic window, GTATTCGGCGACTTCGATCCGGACGCGGGCGGTGCCGTCGTCGGTCATGTCGAGCTTGCGGGCCGCGGCGCGCGACAAGTCGATGACCCGCTTCTTGGCATAGGGACCGCGGTCGTTGACCTTGACCCGGACGGCCTTGCCGTTCTCCAGGTTGGTCACCTTGACCACGGTGTTCAGGGGCAGCGAGCGGTGCGCCGCCGTCAGCTTGTTCTGGTCGAACCGCGCGCCGCTCGCGGTCTTCTTGCCATGCAGGCCGGGGCCGTACCAGGACGCGGTCCCGACCTGCCTGAAATCGGCGCCCGGCTTGCC contains:
- a CDS encoding septal ring lytic transglycosylase RlpA family protein — translated: MTFKKTLVATALAITLCLPFSFDTAHSTGKPGADFRQVGTASWYGPGLHGKKTASGARFDQNKLTAAHRSLPLNTVVKVTNLENGKAVRVKVNDRGPYAKKRVIDLSRAAARKLDMTDDGTARVRIEVAEYPDADQTASSN